One genomic window of Spirochaetota bacterium includes the following:
- a CDS encoding VOC family protein, which yields MKVKSLSHVGITVSNFERAVKWYWDVFRFPLVAEETMDEKQVEALYSLYGLKNTKLRLGFLRTPGGAVLEIFEFSPAIESDKVCWNKIGLTHITLDVKNVKKWYTKLKEKGVTFLCEPQKTGPNEWVFMQDMDGNLIELIDLKFNYIALRYLGGIVAPLLRKLQFGKYYK from the coding sequence ATGAAAGTAAAGTCATTAAGTCATGTTGGAATAACTGTTAGCAATTTTGAGAGAGCAGTGAAATGGTACTGGGATGTGTTCAGGTTTCCTCTAGTTGCAGAAGAAACGATGGATGAAAAACAAGTAGAAGCCTTATATAGCCTGTACGGATTAAAGAATACTAAACTACGCTTGGGGTTTTTACGCACTCCGGGTGGTGCAGTACTTGAAATATTTGAATTTAGTCCTGCTATTGAATCTGATAAAGTATGCTGGAATAAGATTGGATTAACACACATAACGCTTGATGTTAAAAATGTAAAAAAATGGTATACAAAGCTCAAAGAAAAAGGTGTCACATTTCTTTGTGAACCCCAAAAAACAGGTCCTAATGAATGGGTTTTTATGCAGGATATGGACGGCAACCTGATAGAGCTTATTGATTTAAAATTTAACTATATCGCTCTTCGTTATTTAGGTGGGATAGTTGCTCCACTATTGAGGAAGCTTCAGTTTGGGAAGTATTATAAATAA